The following are encoded together in the Geobacter sulfurreducens PCA genome:
- a CDS encoding LexA family protein yields MESARNGAESPLGGRIRKLRQARGMTQKAFADSLGIVQGFLSSIERGRKVPSDTLVIALCRTYGVNVTWLLQGKGAMNAPPDGAGEGAGEGTPLLESVPQGFPEDIPGDVVQGRIVFPGMPQGCYAVLAYGDFMAPTIRDGDMVLFDPARPAAPGEIVLVTNRWGEAILRRYRLKAGELLFSPDNAAYSPFHPDPDTRIIGTVVQVWRNVKL; encoded by the coding sequence ATGGAAAGTGCGCGAAACGGGGCAGAGTCGCCCCTGGGAGGGCGCATCAGGAAACTTCGTCAGGCACGGGGCATGACCCAGAAGGCGTTTGCCGACTCCCTCGGCATCGTCCAGGGGTTTCTGAGCAGTATCGAACGGGGCAGAAAGGTCCCTTCAGACACGCTCGTCATTGCGCTCTGCCGGACTTACGGAGTCAACGTGACCTGGCTTCTCCAGGGAAAGGGCGCCATGAACGCCCCCCCTGACGGCGCGGGCGAGGGGGCAGGCGAGGGGACTCCGCTGCTGGAGAGCGTTCCCCAGGGATTTCCCGAGGATATTCCGGGGGATGTGGTGCAGGGTCGGATTGTCTTCCCCGGGATGCCGCAGGGGTGTTATGCGGTGCTCGCCTACGGCGATTTCATGGCTCCCACAATCCGCGACGGGGATATGGTTCTCTTCGACCCGGCACGGCCGGCAGCGCCGGGCGAGATCGTGCTCGTCACCAACCGGTGGGGAGAAGCCATTCTCCGCCGTTATCGCCTCAAGGCCGGCGAACTGTTGTTCTCCCCCGACAATGCCGCCTATTCCCCGTTCCATCCCGATCCCGACACCCGGATCATCGGCACGGTGGTGCAGGTCTGGCGGAACGTGAAGCTGTAG